The segment AATACTATTGTATTTATGCCAAGTCTTGCGCTAGCAAGTGCCGCTTCACATCCTGCGTGACCAGCTCCAATAACAGCCACATCAAATTCGCCTGCAAAATAACTCATATTCTTCTCCCCTTATTTACCCAAACAAAATTTAGAAAATATCTTATCTATTATATCCTCTTCTACAGTATCTCCGTTTATCTCTCCAAGATTCTTCCACGCATCTCTAAGATCAATGGATGCTAAATCTATTGCAAAGGTATTTTCTAAAGCACCTTTTCCTGCAATTAAACTATTCTTAGCTCTAATTAAAGCTTCTTTATGCCTTGTATTTGTTATCATTACATCTTTTGATGTAACTTCTCCACTAAAAAATAATTCTTTTATAACTTCCTTAAATCTATCCAAACCTTTTCCGGTTTTTGCTGATATATCTATTATATAATCAGAATTTAACTTATTTAAAGATTCTTTATCTAATTTTGTATCTAGGTCTATTTTATTTAATAAAACTATATATTTTTTATCTTTTATAAAATCGATTATTTCTTTATCTTCGGCATCTAATCCTCTACTAGAATCTAATACTAACACAGTAAGATCAGAATTCAATATTTTTTCTCTAGATTTTTCTACGCCAATTTTTTCAACTATATCATCAGTTTCTCTAATTCCAGCAGTATCTACTATTTTTATAGGAATTCCTTCTATACTCATATACTCCTCAATTACATCTCTTGTAGTTCCTGGAATATCAGTAACTATTGCTCTTGTTTCCATAAGTAAAGCATTTAGTATTGATGATTTTCCTACATTGGGCTTTCCTACAATTACAGTATTTAATCCTTCTCTTAAAATCTTACCTTCATTCGCACTGCTTAATAATTTGTCTATTTCAGTAATTATTT is part of the Clostridium botulinum genome and harbors:
- the mnmE gene encoding tRNA uridine-5-carboxymethylaminomethyl(34) synthesis GTPase MnmE codes for the protein MKEFDTIAAIATNLGESGVSIIRVSGERALSIVSEIFIGKNDRKLDDIRTYSMRYGFIIDKVSGEKLDEVIVSYMKGPRSFTAEDVVEINCHGGVVVTKRILEEAIKAGARLASPGEFTKRAFLNGRIDLSQAEAVIDLINAKTELSAKSALEQSEGKLSKEISHLRDKLLEIIANIEATVDYPEDDLEEITSERGKESVNKIITEIDKLLSSANEGKILREGLNTVIVGKPNVGKSSILNALLMETRAIVTDIPGTTRDVIEEYMSIEGIPIKIVDTAGIRETDDIVEKIGVEKSREKILNSDLTVLVLDSSRGLDAEDKEIIDFIKDKKYIVLLNKIDLDTKLDKESLNKLNSDYIIDISAKTGKGLDRFKEVIKELFFSGEVTSKDVMITNTRHKEALIRAKNSLIAGKGALENTFAIDLASIDLRDAWKNLGEINGDTVEEDIIDKIFSKFCLGK